The Flammeovirga pectinis genomic interval ATTTAATGCTTACTAAACTTGTAAAAAACTTTACAAACTTTGCTCCTCTAGGCGTTGTTTTAGTTGCAATGCTAGGTATTGGTATTGCTGAAGGTAGTGGACTAATTGGCACATTAATTAGAATATTGGTTTTAAAATCACCTAAATCAATTATTACATTTGTAGTTGTATTTGCTGGTGTATTATCTAATACAGCTAGTGAAGTAGGATATGTTCTTCTGGTACCCCTATCTGCAATTATATTCTTAGCTTTTGGTAAACATCCACTTGCTGGCTTAGCTGCTGCTTTTGCAGGTGTATCTGGCGGATATTCTGCTAATTTACTATTAGGTACAATTGATCCTTTATTACAAGGAATTTCACAAGAAGCTGCTCAAATTATTGATCCAGCTTATTCTATAAATGCAGCATGTAATTATTACTTCATGTTTGTATCAACATTTTTTATTGGGATAGCAGGTACTATTGTTACCGAAAAAATTGTAATTCCAAGACTTGGCGAATACAAAGGAGATGAAGTTGCTGAAGATATACACCCTTTAACAAAACTTGAAAAAAGGGGTTTAATATATGCAGGTATTGCGGCTTTAATATTAACTATATTTATTCTAGTAGGTATTATTCCAGAGAATGGATATTTAAGATATAGTGCAGATCCTGAGGATATATTTAAGTCTGCCTTAATGAAGGGTATTGTTTCTTGGATTTTTATTATTGCAGCAGTTTGTGGTATTGCTTACGGAAAAGGTTCGGGAACTTTCAAAAATGATGCTGATATAATGAAAGGCATGGGTAAATCGATGGAGACTATGAGTAGTTATATCGTACTTGTGTTTTTTGCAGCTCAATTTGTAGCTTATTTCAAATGGACTAATCTAGGTTTGATCTGTGCTGTAAAAGGTGCTCAGTTTTTAGAAACTATTGGGTTAGACAAAATGCCGTTATTAATTTGTTTCATATTCTTAGCAGCATTAATTAATCTAGTTATGGGTAGTGCTTCTGCTAAATGGACATTAATGGCACCTGTTTTTATTCCAATGTTTATGTTAGTGGGTATTTCTCCAGAGTTAACGCAGGTAGCTTACCGTATTGGAGATAGTGTAACAAATATCATCTCTCCTATGATGTCTTATTTTGCACTAATCGTTGCATTTATTCAGAGGTACGATAAAAATGCAGGTATAGGGACCGTTATTGCAACTATGCTCCCTTATTCTATTGCTTTCTTAATTGTTTGGGTGGTTTTAATGGCAATTTGGTTAATGCTAGGGCTTCCTATTGGACCAAATTCACCGTTACATTATATCCCAAATTAAATATATTGTTAATAATATCCAATAGACTATTTATACTGTAAATGAATAGTTATGTTTGCAAAGCAATCGAAAAGATTGCATGAGAAATAGTTAGTTTTTGGGTTAGCAAAAAGGTCTTGTTTTACGGGACCTTTTTGTATTTCAACCCTTTTTTTGTTTTTAAGAATTATTCAACTATTTATTTGAATAATTAAATACATTTCACTTTCTTTCAGCACTTTTTAGAATTGAATCTAAATTTTTATCACATAATACATCTAAACATGTTCAAAAAATCAATACTAACAATCCTTTCTGTTGTTTTTATTGCCCTTCAGGCAATTCAAGCACAAGAACTTCCTGCTCCTAGTCCAGCTGCAAGTGTTACTCAAAAAGTTGGTGTAACTGAAGTATCAATCAATTATTCTTCTCCTGCCGTAAAAGGACGTAAAGTCTTTGGTGAATTAGAAAAATATGGTACTACATGGAGAGCTGGTGCAAACGGACCAACGGCAATCACATTTAGTTCTAACGTAACAATTGGTGGTACTGAACTTGAAAAAGGTACGTATAACATTTTTGTTACTCCTCAAGAAAAAGGTGATTGGACTTTCCACTTTAATGGTAAAGGGAAAAGTATTTTTGCTTACAACAAAGATGGCAAACAAGATATGGATGCAATTAAAGCCGACGATGCTGCATCTGTAAATGTAAAAAGAGAAGATGCTCCTAAAAGAGAACGTCTTACTTACTTAATTGAAAGTATTTCTGACGAAGAAGGAAAAGTTTCTTTATGGTGGGATAACACTTTAGTTTCTTTCACTTTTACAGCACCTACTACTTCTTTATCAGAAGCTAACATTACTGCTGCAATCAAGAAAGCTGAAGGTGCATGGAGAACATATCAAAATGCTGCTAACTTTTATGCTCCTACTGATGTAGAAAAAGCTTTAAGCTTAATTGATCAATCTATTGCAGCTCGTCCAGACTATTTCTGGAACCAATGGACAAAAGCTAAAATTTTAGCTGGCCAAGAAAAATATGATGAAGCTTTAACTGCTGCAGTTTCTGCTAAAAATTCTGGTGATGCTAACCCTGATGGCACTTACAACTACTTTAAAGGTAGAGTTCAAGCTGACATTGAAGCATGGTTACCAAACGCTTCTAAAAAATGGAAGAAAGCAAATAAAAATATCTAAGCTTTAATTTTTTAAAGTTTGAGGCGTCCATAATTAATGGACGCCTTTTTATCTATTAAACCTTTTTGTATTACACCTCCTTATGAAATTTCTTAGATTAACACCCCTATTTATATTCATTACATCCATTCTGAGTTTTGGACAAACTCCTAAAAATGGACCAACTGATGTAGCTCAAATTATTCAAGATATCAACCACCTTAATACTTTAGGTAGTGTAATGTATTTTGCTGCTCATCCAGATGATGAAAACCAAAGAGTTATAGGTTATTTCGCAAGATACAAAGGGTATGAAACTGCATACACAGCTTTAACTCGTGGTGACGGTGGGCAAAATCTAATTGGTAAAGAAATTAGAGAAGGTTTAGGGATTTTAAGATCACAAGAACTTATTGAAGCTCGAAAAGTTGATGGTGGAAATCAATTTTTTAGTAGAGCAAATGATTTTGGATATTCTAAAAATCCAGAGGAAACATTATCTGTTTGGAATAAGGACCAAGTATTAGCAGATGCTGTTTGGAATATCAGAAAATTCAGACCAGATATTATTATTACTCGCTTTTCTCCTGATCGTGGAGGAAGAACACACGGGCATCATACTACTTCTGCTATTATTGCTGTTGAAGCTTTTAAAGCTGCTGCTGATCCAAAAATGTTCCCTGAACAATTAGAGTTCGTATCTGTTTGGCAACCTAAAAGGGTGATATGGAACACGAATACATGGTTCTTTAGAGGTAAAGGAGAATCTTTTGATCCAACAAAATACGTAAGTATTGAATGTGGAGAGTATATACCTGTTTTAGGAAAGTCTGTAGGAGAAATAGCAATGGCCGCTAGGTCAAAACATAAATGTCAAGGCTTTGGAGCTGAATTACAAAGAGGTTCAAATTCTGAATACTTTAAATTACTCGATGGTGACGAAATGCGTACCTCACCAATGGAAGGTGTAGATACGTCTTGGGAAAGAGTAGAAAACGCTGATAAAGTAGCAAAACTAATTAAGAAACTACAACAAGAATTTAACCCAACTCAGCCCAATTTAAGTATCAATACTTTAGTTGATATCAAAAAAGAACTCTCAATTTTAGATCAAAAAGACTATTGGGTTATTAAAAAGTCTAAAACTGTTGACAACTTAATTCTTCTCTGTTCTGGTATGTGGATTGAAGCTTTATCACCTACTGAAACTATTGCAGTTGGTGACTCCTTAAAAGTAGAAGTTTCTTCTATCAATAGATCTGCTACAAATATCGTTTTAAAAGA includes:
- a CDS encoding DUF2911 domain-containing protein, which gives rise to MFKKSILTILSVVFIALQAIQAQELPAPSPAASVTQKVGVTEVSINYSSPAVKGRKVFGELEKYGTTWRAGANGPTAITFSSNVTIGGTELEKGTYNIFVTPQEKGDWTFHFNGKGKSIFAYNKDGKQDMDAIKADDAASVNVKREDAPKRERLTYLIESISDEEGKVSLWWDNTLVSFTFTAPTTSLSEANITAAIKKAEGAWRTYQNAANFYAPTDVEKALSLIDQSIAARPDYFWNQWTKAKILAGQEKYDEALTAAVSAKNSGDANPDGTYNYFKGRVQADIEAWLPNASKKWKKANKNI
- a CDS encoding AbgT family transporter → MNSSSSQQKKSMIDRFLGFVEKIGNALPHPATLFAGFAFGVVILSWVFSLTGLSVQHPGTGETITVVNLISQDGIYLMLTKLVKNFTNFAPLGVVLVAMLGIGIAEGSGLIGTLIRILVLKSPKSIITFVVVFAGVLSNTASEVGYVLLVPLSAIIFLAFGKHPLAGLAAAFAGVSGGYSANLLLGTIDPLLQGISQEAAQIIDPAYSINAACNYYFMFVSTFFIGIAGTIVTEKIVIPRLGEYKGDEVAEDIHPLTKLEKRGLIYAGIAALILTIFILVGIIPENGYLRYSADPEDIFKSALMKGIVSWIFIIAAVCGIAYGKGSGTFKNDADIMKGMGKSMETMSSYIVLVFFAAQFVAYFKWTNLGLICAVKGAQFLETIGLDKMPLLICFIFLAALINLVMGSASAKWTLMAPVFIPMFMLVGISPELTQVAYRIGDSVTNIISPMMSYFALIVAFIQRYDKNAGIGTVIATMLPYSIAFLIVWVVLMAIWLMLGLPIGPNSPLHYIPN